A window of Fusarium falciforme chromosome 1, complete sequence genomic DNA:
CTGCCCTACCCGATCCTTTGGTAACCAACGCTCAGCCTCCAGGGCGACAAAGCTGTGGATGAGCTGTTCCAGTGCCCCAGGGTCGAATTGCGGGAGACCCACGCGAACCGAAGACTTGAGCATCCGTTCACAGTTGAGTCTGAGACGGAAGAGCCGCAGCTGGCCATCATAGCCACGGTAGGCTTTGACGCCCTCGAAGCATCCGGTGGCGTACTGGAGAACGTTGGCGCTCGGTAAGAGAGATAAAGGTCCAAATGGCTGAATCACAGGGTTCTCCCACCCCGTGGCCTCATCCCAGTTGCAGATGAGCATGTGATCGGTGCAACCGGAATTGGGCACAGTTGTTGGGCCCTGGGGCGAAGTGAGATTGTAAACCAGTTTGGAGGCATCGAGTTCGGCTTTGGGAGCTGGCGTAGCAGGGCTAGAGCTAGCATCCCTTGCGTCAGAGGCGGCCATGTTGGGATTGATTTATAGGGGCTTCGTAGTTGATGTTTTCAGGTGCCTTGAGTCGAAGGTCCTCCATCAATGAGGTCTTGGTCAATTCCTCTATATGAGCAGCGACACCAGATTCCACTCTCTGACAAATAGAAGCCGGTTTCGGCACCTTGCATGCCGCCTTGTCAATAACGCCCTTGTAACGTCTACAGCAAAGAACCGGAGCAACGGCCGTAAGGAGTAGATAACAAGATGGGGGCCCACCGGCACTCCCGTCGTGCTTTACGTACCCTTACAGTCCGAGCTTAGCCGCTCTCTGGGCCGGCGGACCCTAACTGATGGCAAACTGGCCTGAGGGCACTGAGCGGAGTGTCACCGTTGCCATCAACGTGATTCAGTCAAGGCAAGTTTGGTCATGCTTGTTCATCTGGCTTATTTGTCCAGTACGGTAGCGGTTACACCTAGCACAGCCGCCCCTACTGGGGGATTATCATCACAGTTTCTTGTTCCTCTTAGAACGTCATTGTACCATCGGCAATCGTAATAGCCCCTTCTCAACAAAGCTTCACTGCTGGAATCTCTAATCTACCAATTAAGCTCTATTAACGACCTTGAATTCTGGGCGCGTTTCGAGTTCCTCCACCAGGTCCTGGAAAATCTCGTCTCCTTCAGATGCCAGCGCCCGAAACTCAGCTTCGTTACCAGCGACCCATTCCTCAAACTTGCCGGGCTGAAGGAAGGTCATATCAGCATATATCACTGCTTTCGACTTCAACTAGAATTTTAAACAACTTACCAttggcaagaagaagcctcTCTCAAAGGCAGAGTCGTATGAGCCCATAATGAAGacatccttgagctccttttCCTTTGGACCGGCCTGAACCTCCTTGATGGAATCGTTCCAGAAGGAGACCAACTTGGTGGTAATACCAGCATACTGTTCAGCCGTTCGTCCTGTTCCACTGCGCAGCGTGATTATGAGCCTGTTGGTCTTGAGCTGTCTACCACCAACCCAAAAGTCCTCAGGGTTGGAGGCGCGGATGTCGACGAAGCGGCAGTTCACGATGAAGCGAGGGGCCTTGAAGGTTGTCGCGTGCCAGTCGGTAATGAGGCGTGCCAGATGTGACTTTTGGACACCAGTGAGGGGGAGGATGTGATGGAACTCGTAGGTAGGCATGGCTAGTCGTTTGCGTAGAGGAGTGCTCTATGAGTGAGAAAGAAGCTTTGATCTTGGAGAAGCAGGATATAACTATCAAGGGAATCTCCAATCTTGACTACAGAAAGCATGCAAGATGGAGAGATTGAGTTCTTGCCGCCATTTATTCGGCCCAGTGCTCTTATGGGCTCAATGTGTAGTGACCGGGTAAGGGGAGGATCAGAGCCCATCATAACACCGAAGTCACCAAATTGGTAATCATGTCCCCTGCTGCATGGGCTTGACTCGCACCACTACGCCCTTTCTTGAAATGCCGCATAGCGGAAACAGGAAGACAATTTGTCATGGGGGTGGAGGCACCATCATTAGGCCTGCGTCACCGCTTGCGTCGGGCTACTCCGGCTTCGGACCGGGCAACTACAGAACAGACCGGTACATATATGTTCCTTTCCTCTCACAGGTATCTATTCTGCACACTGATCACTTTATTATCTGCATCTACTTGCCAACACATCCAATCAGCCTCCCGTCAACATGAGCTCACAGGGTACCTTTCGTCGCGATGCTGTCGTGTTCACGACAAAGGCCCCAGCACCTCTGCCTGCTTTCTCGcaagccatcaaggccaacaaCATGGTATATGTCTCCGGCAACGTGGGCATTGACCCGGCCACCGGAAAGCTTCAGGAGGGAGTTGCCGCCCAGACCGTGAGTGACCAGCCATCCATAAATGCATAGTAAATGAAAGGGGTGATCTGACTGCTCTTGTCCCCTGCATCCAGGCGCAGATCTTGAACAACCTGAAGGCTGTGCTTGAGGAGGCTGGATCCGGTCTTGATAAAGTCATCAAGGTCAATGTCTTTATCACAGACATGGGCAAGTTTGCAGAGTTAAACAAGGCTTATTTGGGAGTTTTTGAGGAGCCCCAGCCGGTAAGTCACATCGCGATTCGGGACAGAATCGGGACTAATATCAGCATCTGCAGGTCCGTACTTGTGTCCAGGTTTCTGCGCTCCCATTTGAAGCCGAGGTGGAGATGGAGTGCCAGGCTCTGCTATGAAACGAGGATGAGTGATATAGACACAGCGTTAGAGTCTGTTAAGAACACCAAATCGGATTTTGTCAAGTTTTGGGGGGCGTTTTTGGTCGTGACATACAGGACCTGTGCTTCCACTTGTGAATGCCGTAATGCGTCTAATACCTGTTTGTCCAAGGTGTAATTCCAGGCTTGATAATCACCTCTACCCGAAAGCAAGGAAATAGTGTTCCCTCTCGCTTGACCATGCGGGCGGCAGCCTTCGCAGGCAACATATCTGCTGTTGCTCATGCACTACGGGAAGGATCCCAATATGCTGCATGAAAGAAACAAAGGGGAGACCGTCAAAGCATGACAAATCGGCACCTCGCCTTATCTCTGCCAATTCATCGGACAATGTCCGCAAATTTGTCAGCAGAAACTCTGTGCAAGGGCGCACATAGCAAACAAGGGCGCGGCCAACAAGGGGCGGCGGGCAAGGGCGCAGTTGACAAGATCGCGCGTAGGTGTGTTGGTGTGCTAGCTAGCCCCTCTGGGTGGACAAACCAACAGAAAGCCGGCATACAGAAGCAGCCCAAGTCTCATGATCTTCTCTATCAACCTCCAAGCGACAATATTTCTCGCGGCTGGGCAGATATGGAAACACTCAGTGAGATTGTGGGCGTGAAAGATGGCAATACAGACTTTGGCCCGGCGGACTCTGAAGCCAACCCTGCAGGCCCCAGACGAAATGACTCGTTCCTGCTTATAAATCTAGACATTCGCTAGCCGCTGTTAATCCCATATTTCGTCTCGAAACTCAGAAAATTTCCTCCCCTTTCACATTGGTCTGAAAAACTGATATGGAGACACCCCTTGAGCACGAGAACCCCGTCGGCAGCGACAGAACCCCAAAACGCCGCCGGCTTCGACCGTCATCTCAACACACCCAAACTTCAACTTCGAAAGCACAACAACCAAGACAGGCGGAATTCTTACAGCCACCGAAACAACCGCAATCGCCGTCTACGTCTCTGACTCGTGAAGAGACACTATCGGAAATCCTCGCACGACACAAGACTTGGAGAGGTGTGTTGAATAGATATTACTCGGGTCTGCTCAACCACTAAAGAGACCTATTTCAAGCGTCTGGTAGTCCACATGAATCACTGTGCTCAGAATGCGGCACATCGGGAGACTTAAAGCCCTGTGACACTTGCCGAAAGTCATTTCACCTGGAATGTCAGCAAAATAGTGTTGCCATCGTCCGAGAGAACAAGTCAGTATGGTATTGTTTCATATGCGTCGATCGGGGCTGGCACATCGAGCCACCGATGGTGACACTCCCAAGGGCACCTCTCCCGCCTGGCCACGGGGATACTCTTAACACGTCTCAACAAACGACGAAAGCGAGAACTGAGACGAGAGTACCCTCGGCTAGAAAGTCTCGCTTCAATACATTGCCGACAGAAGTCGACTCAGCGCTCTGGACGGTGTATCGGGAGCTTGAAAATGGCACAATTCTCCAATCCAAGGTCACAAATTTAGAGCAAGACATCACTCGTCTGAACCAGGTGGTGAAAATGCACGTGAATGAGACACTTGCAG
This region includes:
- a CDS encoding Tautomerase-3 domain-containing protein — protein: MPTYEFHHILPLTGVQKSHLARLITDWHATTFKAPRFIVNCRFVDIRASNPEDFWVGGRQLKTNRLIITLRSGTGRTAEQYAGITTKLVSFWNDSIKEVQAGPKEKELKDVFIMGSYDSAFERGFFLPMPGKFEEWVAGNEAEFRALASEGDEIFQDLVEELETRPEFKVVNRA